The Anaerobaca lacustris genome contains a region encoding:
- a CDS encoding redoxin domain-containing protein produces the protein MSKKINIWILVTAAAVVVEGWALYVVGASSARWRPAMIVAEEPAARALYEAMVQAARDAETLSYRSICSGPDSGPSAYTVQLKKPNLVHVEMTNGMSTKVTTVLGDGDRVRIFWSGDRPFLKVDDFERNEPTQSNVYVDMTGSPAEVADEMARLGVAWSDLVWSPSVFFNGADEFEPHIDGIRLRGTNEASGEECDVIEVSYFKAQRTRHYWLSRKDHLPRRIKEIVRLAGHNRVIAEDWFRVEIDERISDETFAWTPPEGSDAWTPPEWEEFLLKPGTEAPDFELALAQKGVIRLSDLRGKVVWLCLWQVGSPECREQMRYLQSLHEKTKDTPLAVLGANVTDDRRIAQAFLRDEAISLPCVLDSSEEVAKLFAEGYGMKSSDGPVNFVIGRDGKIVDAWYGQDRNRAPAALQAAGVQDVDR, from the coding sequence ATGAGCAAGAAGATCAACATCTGGATCCTGGTGACGGCGGCGGCCGTGGTTGTCGAGGGCTGGGCCCTGTACGTGGTCGGCGCTTCGTCCGCCCGCTGGCGGCCGGCGATGATTGTGGCCGAGGAACCGGCGGCGCGGGCCCTGTACGAGGCCATGGTTCAGGCGGCGCGCGACGCCGAGACCCTGTCGTATCGAAGTATCTGCAGCGGTCCGGACAGCGGGCCTTCAGCCTACACCGTCCAGCTCAAGAAGCCCAACCTCGTTCATGTGGAGATGACCAACGGGATGAGCACGAAGGTCACGACGGTCCTTGGCGACGGCGATCGCGTGCGGATCTTTTGGTCGGGCGACCGGCCGTTTCTGAAGGTCGATGACTTTGAACGTAACGAACCGACGCAATCCAACGTCTATGTGGACATGACCGGTTCGCCCGCCGAAGTCGCGGACGAAATGGCTCGGCTCGGGGTCGCCTGGAGCGATCTTGTGTGGTCACCGAGCGTGTTCTTCAACGGTGCGGATGAGTTCGAGCCCCACATCGACGGAATTCGCCTTCGAGGGACGAACGAGGCCTCGGGCGAGGAGTGCGACGTGATCGAGGTCAGTTACTTCAAGGCGCAGCGCACGCGGCATTACTGGCTCTCGCGGAAGGACCATCTGCCTCGCCGGATCAAGGAGATCGTCCGGCTGGCGGGCCACAATCGCGTGATCGCCGAGGACTGGTTCCGTGTGGAAATCGACGAGCGAATTTCGGACGAGACGTTCGCGTGGACTCCGCCGGAAGGGTCTGACGCGTGGACTCCTCCGGAGTGGGAAGAGTTTCTCCTGAAACCTGGGACAGAGGCGCCGGATTTCGAACTGGCCCTGGCGCAAAAAGGCGTGATCCGCCTGTCCGACTTGCGGGGCAAAGTCGTATGGCTCTGTCTCTGGCAGGTCGGCTCGCCCGAGTGCCGCGAACAGATGCGATATCTCCAGTCGTTGCACGAGAAGACGAAAGACACGCCACTGGCGGTTCTTGGCGCAAACGTTACCGACGACCGACGCATCGCGCAAGCGTTCCTGCGCGACGAGGCGATTTCGCTTCCCTGCGTCCTCGATTCCTCCGAGGAGGTGGCGAAGCTCTTTGCCGAAGGCTATGGGATGAAATCCAGCGATGGGCCCGTCAATTTCGTCATCGGGCGCGACGGGAAGATCGTTGACGCATGGTATGGACAGGACCGAAACCGCGCCCCGGCGGCGTTGCAGGCGGCGGGGGTGCAGGACGTGGACCGTTGA
- a CDS encoding sugar phosphate isomerase/epimerase family protein produces MRFALCNEMFEGRPMAEVAKIARRLGYHGLEIAPFTLAPSATEVTAAQRKETRQVIEDHGLECVGLHWLFAGPTGLHMTTPDEATWTRTRDYLAALLDLCSDLGGKVLVLGSPKQRSLVAGQTYAGAWQRAADLLGSVLDKAGDLGLTIALEPLSPVETDFINTVEDGMKLVRQVNHPSLKIHLDVKAMCSEARPVPEIIRSVTADEIGHFHVNDANLYGPGMGEVDYAPIAEAIDEVGWDQWLSVEVFKYDPDPETIAQRSIDYLHKFWP; encoded by the coding sequence ATGCGGTTCGCGTTGTGCAACGAGATGTTCGAAGGCCGGCCGATGGCCGAGGTGGCCAAGATCGCGCGAAGGCTGGGCTATCATGGTCTGGAGATCGCGCCGTTCACGTTGGCGCCGTCGGCGACCGAGGTCACTGCCGCGCAGCGCAAAGAGACCCGGCAGGTAATCGAAGACCACGGGCTTGAATGCGTGGGGCTGCACTGGCTGTTCGCCGGGCCGACGGGCCTGCACATGACCACGCCCGACGAGGCGACCTGGACGCGCACGCGGGATTACCTCGCCGCCCTGCTCGATTTGTGCAGCGATCTCGGCGGCAAGGTCCTGGTGCTCGGCTCGCCCAAACAGCGAAGCCTCGTCGCGGGCCAGACCTACGCCGGCGCATGGCAGCGTGCGGCCGACCTGCTCGGCTCGGTGCTTGATAAGGCAGGTGATCTCGGCCTGACGATCGCCTTGGAGCCGCTGTCGCCGGTCGAGACGGACTTCATCAACACGGTCGAGGATGGAATGAAGCTGGTTCGCCAGGTGAACCATCCGAGCCTGAAGATCCATCTCGACGTCAAGGCGATGTGCTCGGAGGCCCGGCCGGTGCCGGAGATCATCCGTTCGGTGACGGCCGACGAGATCGGCCACTTCCACGTCAACGACGCCAACCTCTACGGCCCCGGCATGGGCGAGGTCGATTACGCCCCCATCGCCGAGGCAATCGACGAGGTCGGCTGGGACCAGTGGCTCTCGGTCGAGGTCTTCAAGTACGACCCCGACCCCGAAACCATTGCCCAAAGGAGCATCGATTACCTCCACAAATTCTGGCCGTAG
- a CDS encoding ABC transporter ATP-binding protein yields MDDHPIVVENLVKYYEGRCVLNGIDLEVPRGCIYGLLGRNGCGKTTLIRTLLGLEPPTRGRTMLLGHDSRRLSAKARARIGYVAEGHNLIQNYRVRRLIGLCRDLSLHWNEAFFSQLMETFRLPMDRKIKELSAGMRAELNLALAMAVDPELLILDDPTLGLDTVARRQFLELAIDLIQKQDRTILFSSHILGDVERIADRIGIMVAGKLIVDCELDELKRRVRKLQVLFPSEAPKNLYITEIIHQRNAGREMVLTVADWNPQKQAILQTFGPQSCTELAMTLEDIFIECTRPATTAVVEGSEV; encoded by the coding sequence ATGGATGACCATCCGATTGTCGTTGAGAACCTGGTCAAGTACTACGAGGGCCGCTGCGTGCTGAACGGCATCGACCTGGAGGTGCCTCGCGGTTGCATCTACGGGCTGCTCGGCCGTAACGGGTGCGGCAAGACCACGCTGATCCGCACCCTGCTGGGCCTCGAGCCGCCCACGCGCGGCCGGACCATGCTGCTCGGGCACGATTCGAGGCGCCTGTCCGCCAAGGCCCGCGCCCGCATCGGGTACGTGGCCGAGGGGCACAACCTGATCCAGAACTACCGCGTCCGCCGGCTCATCGGCCTGTGCCGGGACCTGTCGCTGCACTGGAACGAGGCCTTCTTCAGCCAGCTCATGGAGACGTTCCGGCTGCCGATGGATCGCAAGATCAAGGAGCTGTCGGCCGGCATGAGGGCCGAACTCAACCTTGCGCTGGCGATGGCGGTCGATCCCGAGCTGCTGATCCTCGACGACCCGACGCTCGGCCTCGACACCGTCGCGCGACGCCAGTTCCTCGAACTGGCCATCGACCTGATCCAGAAGCAGGACCGCACGATCCTGTTCAGTTCGCACATCCTCGGCGACGTCGAGCGCATCGCCGACCGGATCGGCATCATGGTCGCCGGCAAGCTCATCGTCGATTGCGAGCTCGATGAGCTCAAACGCCGCGTCCGCAAGCTCCAGGTCCTGTTCCCGTCGGAGGCGCCGAAGAACCTCTACATCACCGAGATCATCCACCAGCGAAACGCCGGACGTGAGATGGTGCTGACCGTCGCCGACTGGAACCCGCAGAAGCAGGCGATTCTCCAGACGTTCGGGCCCCAGAGCTGCACCGAACTGGCGATGACGCTGGAGGACATCTTCATCGAGTGCACGAGGCCGGCCACGACGGCGGTCGTCGAAGGAAGTGAGGTTTGA
- a CDS encoding Gfo/Idh/MocA family oxidoreductase — MGSVTRRDFIKSSVAAGVGLALAGPHSRVLGANDQIRVAVVGVGGQGGGHMRYFHGCEGAKLVAICDADTRQMEGKAKAFEEKEGYKLRTYTDVRRLLEDKDIDVITSATPNHWHALVTIWACQAGKDVYIEKPASHNIWEGRKMVEAARKYNRIVQIGMQKRSSEAHPAAFEWIREGHIGKIQWVRGFCYKGRGPGTNGIVPGTNGPAPIPSTVDYNQWCGPADMVPLHRSQFHYVWHWMWNTGNGDIGNQGPHEMDIARWALGDPGLPRHAFSIGGRFGVGETGDVGETANTQIAFFDYKPAPLIFEVRGLPRKKDDRAMDHFRGTRVGDCVQCEGGYFPCDDGGGWIYDNDGKRIKQFSGRGGAGHHENFIKAVRSRKVSDLNGDIEVGHISAALCHMANTSHHLGKKASPDEIKTTIGDNAEMMDSFNRMLEHLAANEVDLEKEPITIGPMLTMDADKEQYVGEHSELANMFLKRNYREPFVVPESV, encoded by the coding sequence ATGGGTAGTGTAACACGTCGCGACTTCATCAAAAGCTCGGTGGCCGCCGGTGTGGGCCTGGCGCTGGCGGGGCCGCATTCGCGCGTGCTCGGCGCCAACGATCAGATTCGCGTGGCCGTCGTCGGGGTCGGCGGTCAGGGCGGAGGCCACATGCGGTACTTCCACGGCTGCGAAGGCGCCAAGCTGGTGGCCATCTGCGACGCCGACACTCGGCAGATGGAGGGCAAAGCCAAGGCGTTCGAGGAGAAGGAAGGGTACAAGCTGCGGACCTATACCGACGTCCGCAGGCTGCTCGAAGACAAGGACATCGACGTCATCACGTCGGCGACGCCCAACCACTGGCACGCGCTGGTGACGATCTGGGCGTGCCAGGCGGGCAAGGACGTCTACATCGAGAAGCCGGCTTCGCACAACATCTGGGAAGGCCGCAAGATGGTCGAGGCGGCCCGCAAGTACAATCGCATCGTTCAGATCGGGATGCAGAAGCGGTCGTCCGAGGCGCATCCGGCGGCGTTCGAGTGGATCCGGGAAGGCCACATCGGCAAGATCCAGTGGGTTCGCGGGTTCTGCTACAAGGGACGGGGCCCCGGCACCAACGGGATCGTCCCGGGCACGAACGGCCCGGCGCCGATTCCGTCCACCGTGGACTACAACCAGTGGTGCGGTCCGGCCGACATGGTCCCGCTGCACCGCAGCCAATTCCATTACGTCTGGCACTGGATGTGGAACACCGGCAACGGCGACATCGGCAACCAGGGCCCGCACGAGATGGACATCGCCCGCTGGGCGCTGGGCGATCCGGGACTGCCCCGACACGCCTTCAGCATCGGCGGTCGGTTCGGCGTCGGCGAGACGGGCGACGTGGGCGAAACCGCCAACACGCAGATCGCCTTCTTCGACTACAAGCCCGCTCCGCTGATCTTCGAGGTCCGCGGCCTGCCCCGCAAGAAAGACGATCGCGCGATGGATCATTTCCGCGGCACGCGCGTCGGCGACTGCGTGCAGTGCGAAGGCGGATATTTCCCCTGCGACGACGGCGGCGGCTGGATCTACGACAACGACGGCAAGCGGATCAAGCAGTTCTCCGGTCGCGGCGGCGCCGGGCACCACGAGAACTTCATCAAGGCCGTCCGCAGCCGCAAGGTCAGCGACCTCAACGGCGACATCGAGGTCGGACACATCTCGGCGGCCCTGTGCCACATGGCCAACACCTCCCATCACCTGGGCAAGAAGGCCTCGCCGGATGAGATCAAGACGACCATCGGCGACAATGCCGAGATGATGGATTCGTTCAATCGGATGCTCGAACACCTGGCCGCCAATGAGGTGGACCTGGAGAAAGAGCCGATCACGATCGGACCGATGCTGACGATGGACGCCGACAAGGAGCAGTACGTCGGCGAACACAGCGAGCTGGCGAACATGTTCCTGAAGCGCAACTACCGCGAGCCGTTCGTCGTTCCGGAGTCCGTCTGA
- a CDS encoding DUF6807 family protein, giving the protein MSERQTTRREFLTHSMVLGAGVVALGPLGKGLLSGAAPGAKMRFGLVTYLWGDDWTLPALIANCRKTGVLGVELRTQHAHGVESNLSQAERADVKKRFADSGVTLVGLGTNFAFHHPERDRLQRDIEGAKEYVRLSADCGGSGVKVKPDALPKGVPYEKTIEQIGRSLNELGAFGESHGQEIRLEVHGGCSPLPVIKAIMDAADHPNVKVCWNCNGQDLEGEGLAYNFHLVRPFFGATAHVRELDMDDYPYQELIDLMVGTDYDGWVLLEARTRPDDRVAALAAQRAVFARMVATAQSGGTRSGSGVKVTQHSDRVTVEIDGKPFTEYCHTAKPRPYFYPVMGPTGAAVIRHWPMAEKPDEARDHPHHKSLWFTHGDVNGVDFWADGDTRGRIVHDKFIEVSSGPQVGVITSQNNWIAPDGRTICTDTRRHRFSGGPDARILDLEVTIHASHGELVFGDTKEGSMAIRLAPTMRLKGSVGQGHIVNSEGVRDGATWGKRAAWCDYYGPVDGDVVGVAIFDHPGNPRHPTWWHVRDYGLFAANPFGIHDFERKPAGTGNLVVPAGESVTFKWRFYFHKGNEVEGKVAERYQEYAS; this is encoded by the coding sequence ATGAGTGAACGTCAGACCACACGCCGGGAATTTCTCACACATTCGATGGTTCTGGGGGCCGGCGTGGTGGCCCTGGGTCCGCTGGGCAAGGGCCTGCTCTCGGGGGCCGCGCCGGGCGCGAAGATGAGATTCGGCCTGGTCACGTACCTCTGGGGCGACGACTGGACGCTGCCGGCGCTGATCGCCAACTGCCGCAAGACCGGCGTTCTCGGCGTCGAGCTTCGGACCCAGCACGCACACGGGGTCGAATCGAATCTGAGCCAGGCCGAGCGAGCCGACGTCAAGAAACGGTTCGCCGACAGCGGCGTGACACTGGTCGGGCTCGGGACCAACTTCGCGTTCCACCATCCGGAGCGCGACCGTCTGCAAAGGGACATCGAAGGGGCCAAGGAGTACGTGCGGCTGTCGGCCGACTGCGGCGGCTCGGGCGTCAAGGTCAAGCCGGACGCCCTGCCGAAGGGTGTTCCCTACGAGAAGACGATCGAGCAGATCGGCCGGTCGCTGAACGAACTCGGCGCATTCGGCGAGTCGCATGGGCAGGAGATCCGGCTCGAAGTGCATGGCGGGTGCTCGCCGCTGCCGGTGATCAAGGCGATCATGGACGCCGCCGACCACCCAAACGTGAAGGTCTGCTGGAACTGCAACGGCCAGGACCTTGAAGGCGAGGGGCTGGCATACAATTTCCATCTGGTCCGGCCTTTCTTCGGCGCTACCGCGCACGTCCGCGAGCTGGACATGGACGACTATCCTTACCAGGAGCTGATCGACCTGATGGTGGGGACCGACTACGACGGATGGGTCCTCCTGGAGGCGCGGACGCGGCCCGACGACCGCGTGGCGGCGCTGGCGGCGCAGAGAGCGGTGTTTGCGCGGATGGTCGCCACGGCGCAGTCGGGCGGGACGCGATCGGGCAGCGGAGTGAAGGTCACGCAGCACAGCGACAGAGTCACGGTCGAGATCGACGGCAAGCCGTTCACGGAGTACTGCCACACCGCCAAGCCGCGACCCTACTTCTATCCGGTGATGGGGCCGACGGGCGCGGCGGTGATTCGTCATTGGCCGATGGCCGAGAAGCCCGACGAGGCCCGGGACCATCCGCACCACAAGTCGCTCTGGTTCACGCACGGCGACGTCAACGGCGTGGACTTCTGGGCCGACGGCGACACGCGCGGGCGGATCGTCCACGACAAGTTCATCGAGGTCAGCTCGGGGCCGCAGGTCGGCGTCATCACGTCACAGAACAACTGGATCGCCCCGGACGGGCGGACCATCTGCACCGACACCCGCCGGCACCGCTTCTCGGGCGGACCGGACGCACGAATCCTGGACCTCGAAGTCACGATCCACGCTTCGCACGGCGAGCTGGTCTTCGGCGACACGAAGGAAGGGTCGATGGCGATCCGCCTAGCGCCCACGATGCGGCTGAAAGGCTCGGTGGGCCAGGGGCACATCGTCAACAGCGAGGGCGTGCGAGACGGCGCGACCTGGGGCAAGCGCGCCGCCTGGTGCGACTACTACGGGCCCGTCGACGGCGACGTGGTGGGCGTGGCGATCTTCGACCATCCGGGCAACCCGCGCCATCCGACGTGGTGGCACGTGCGGGACTACGGGCTGTTTGCGGCCAATCCGTTCGGCATTCACGACTTCGAGAGGAAGCCGGCCGGCACCGGCAATCTGGTCGTCCCGGCCGGCGAGAGCGTCACCTTCAAGTGGCGCTTCTATTTCCACAAGGGCAATGAAGTCGAAGGCAAGGTGGCCGAGCGTTATCAGGAATACGCCTCCTGA
- a CDS encoding RNA polymerase sigma factor, which yields MSAENQYMVLLDRARAGDRAGMGELAGVVWRRLHPFVFRITLCHDVTEDVLQETLLAMICGVESLREPQRFWPWMYQIAYAKTRDAFRKRRRQTSVQSALLDRRRTDGAWGDGDPADARLRAETRERVAAAVERLRDPHRDVVHLRCYEELSYTEIASRTRTTPQRARVHFHRAKASLRQRLQACCT from the coding sequence ATGAGTGCGGAGAATCAATACATGGTCCTGCTGGATCGGGCCCGTGCGGGCGACCGGGCGGGCATGGGCGAGCTGGCCGGCGTGGTCTGGCGGCGATTGCATCCCTTTGTCTTTCGGATCACGCTGTGTCACGATGTCACCGAAGACGTGCTGCAGGAGACGCTTCTGGCGATGATCTGTGGCGTCGAATCGCTGCGTGAGCCGCAGCGCTTCTGGCCCTGGATGTATCAGATCGCCTATGCCAAGACCCGGGACGCCTTCCGCAAGCGCCGTCGCCAGACGTCCGTGCAAAGCGCTCTGCTCGACCGCCGTCGCACCGACGGCGCGTGGGGCGACGGCGATCCGGCGGATGCGAGGCTTCGCGCCGAGACGCGCGAACGCGTGGCCGCCGCCGTCGAGCGGCTCCGGGACCCCCACCGTGACGTCGTCCATCTTCGCTGCTACGAGGAGCTGTCCTACACCGAAATCGCCTCGCGCACCCGCACCACCCCCCAGCGTGCCCGCGTCCACTTCCACCGCGCCAAAGCCTCCCTCAGACAGCGGTTGCAGGCTTGCTGCACGTGA